A single Salmo trutta chromosome 14, fSalTru1.1, whole genome shotgun sequence DNA region contains:
- the LOC115207164 gene encoding GTP-binding protein Rhes-like: MEVKGNSSTSPPTTTTNMPVAHQRAEPSQFPGTRALSPGSSKVLLAYKNATQDLNSPGLKASMGFLKMATSQWKHQEKKGRVVRSPSTASWLPPPSDGHSCKRSPLDQLSTLVLQGQIRLRQLGEDDPRLAQDSRQDPLSSTKPQNCRRIVVLGAPRVGKTSILRRYLWDGFAEEYQPTSEDFLRKMFHIRGETYQIDVLDASGERSFPAKRRLSILTGDIFLLVFTLDDRSSFEEVCALRTEILAAKTKLLKPTRPGQSARVPTVVCANKVDLSPAERELSRPEVLRALGEDCAYFETSAKDRTNLEEVFEALAKRGGLPTETSPSQHRKVSIRSYQALKEGSVAGRGSQAPGCKAPCGALYPLARRPSFSSDLRQVLGPNSARKPGKPLEKCQIQ, from the exons ATGGAGGTAAAAGGTAACTCCTCCACTAGCCCACCGACCACCACAACCAACATGCCCGTCGCCCATCAGCGGGCTGAACCTTCTCAGTTCCCCGGGACCAGAGCCCTGAGCCCCGGCTCCTCCAAGGTCCTGCTGGCATACAAAAACGCAACCCAGGACCTGAACTCACCGGGGCTCAAAGCCAGCATGGGTTTCCTTAAAATGGCCACGTCTCAGTGGAAGCACCAGGAAAAGAAGGGGAGGGTGGTGCGGTCCCCAAGCACAGCTAGCTGGCTTCCACCTCCCTCCGATGGGCACTCTTGCAAGAGGTCGCCACTGGACCAGCTATCTACTCTGGTTCTCCAGGGGCAGATCCGGCTCCGTCAGCTCGGCGAGGACGACCCAAGGCTCGCCCAGGACTCTCGGCAGGACCCGCTGAGCTCCACCAAGCCACAGAACTGCAGGCGCATCGTGGTTCTGGGTGCGCCCCGGGTGGGCAAGACTTCAATCCTGCGACGGTACCTCTGGGACGGCTTCGCGGAGGAGTACCAGCCCACCTCCGAGGATTTCCTCCGGAAAATGTTCCACATCCGCGGGGAGACGTATCAGATCGACGTACTGGACGCCTCCGGAGAGAGGAGCTTCCCGGCGAAACGCAGGCTCTCCATACTAACCG GTGACATATTCCTTCTGGTCTTCACCCTGGACGACCGGAGCTCTTTCGAGGAGGTGTGTGCCCTGCGCACTGAGATCCTCGCGGCCAAGACCAAGCTCCTCAAGCCCACCAGGCCGGGCCAGAGCGCACGGGTCCCCACGGTAGTCTGCGCTAACAAGGTGGACCTGTCCCCAGCGGAGAGAGAACTTTCCCGGCCAGAGGTGCTCCGAGCCCTCGGTGAGGACTGCGCCTACTTCGAGACCTCTGCCAAAGACCGTACTAATCTAGAGGAGGTATTCGAGGCTCTGGCTAAACGGGGCGGGTTGCCAACTGAAACTAGTCCGTCGCAGCACCGTAAAGTCTCGATTCGGTCGTATCAGGCGCTGAAGGAGGGCAGCGTGGCCGGGAGAGGGAGCCAGGCGCCTGGTTGTAAGGCTCCGTGTGGGGCGCTGTATCCACTCGCACGACGGCCGAGTTTCAGCAGTGATCTCCGTCAAGTCCTCGGCCCCAACTCCGCACGGAAGCCGGGCAAGCCGCTGGAGAAGTGTCAGATTCAGTGA